One region of Salinirubrum litoreum genomic DNA includes:
- a CDS encoding MarR family transcriptional regulator, with product MPVDFESYHPSTLPNEGTNGRQILEHLAQNPELGFTPSELADELEIPRGSVGTTLGRLEERGLVRHKGDYWAINIEAYDAQTASEIGLRAVAEQFEGDHYDTNPDWDAGLSDVDVEASDE from the coding sequence ATGCCCGTAGATTTCGAGAGTTACCATCCGAGTACCCTTCCGAACGAAGGGACGAACGGACGGCAGATCCTCGAACACCTCGCACAGAATCCCGAACTCGGCTTCACGCCGAGTGAACTTGCCGACGAACTCGAGATTCCCCGAGGGAGTGTCGGAACGACACTGGGTCGTCTCGAAGAGCGCGGACTCGTTCGACACAAAGGAGACTACTGGGCGATCAACATCGAGGCGTACGATGCCCAGACAGCCAGCGAGATCGGCCTTCGGGCAGTTGCTGAGCAGTTCGAAGGCGACCATTACGATACGAACCCCGACTGGGATGCTGGGCTCTCGGATGTCGATGTAGAAGCGAGTGACGAGTGA
- a CDS encoding ArdC-like ssDNA-binding domain-containing protein: MPTGDNDGIDVPSDDAEYCEQCRDEGRRDDLLHATIEEWLEELQQDVETACESEQFEQWLSAQAQFHDYSVRNSILIRRQCPEATRVAGYRAWQELGRQVQSGEQALWIRAPVRARVCPSCDEFLQGHGDCDEETPTEEWPRRVIGFRSVAVFDISQTEGEPLPELQHEAHGEADWLLDILQQIADDWGLSVRILADEQWPHGSAWGVYGSADDRIDIRDRENTADLARTFLHELAHARLHPETPADSKQAAAFELDAEATAAIVGRHVGLDTSGSQWYLSAWGHEEDVSLADRCEAIAMTARELIERIDEKAGGQ; this comes from the coding sequence ATGCCAACCGGAGACAACGACGGAATCGACGTACCAAGTGACGACGCCGAGTACTGCGAGCAGTGTCGAGACGAAGGCCGGAGAGACGACCTGTTGCACGCGACAATCGAGGAGTGGCTCGAAGAGCTCCAACAGGATGTCGAGACCGCCTGTGAAAGCGAGCAGTTCGAGCAGTGGCTCTCCGCGCAAGCGCAGTTTCACGACTACTCGGTTCGCAACTCGATTCTGATCCGACGACAGTGTCCAGAGGCGACTCGGGTGGCGGGGTACAGAGCGTGGCAGGAACTCGGGAGACAGGTCCAATCCGGCGAGCAGGCGCTCTGGATTCGCGCGCCGGTTCGAGCGCGGGTGTGTCCCTCGTGTGACGAGTTCCTGCAGGGGCACGGTGACTGTGACGAGGAGACGCCGACCGAGGAGTGGCCGCGTCGAGTGATCGGCTTCCGGTCGGTGGCGGTGTTCGACATCTCTCAGACCGAGGGCGAGCCACTGCCCGAGCTCCAGCACGAAGCGCACGGCGAGGCGGACTGGTTGCTCGACATTCTCCAGCAGATCGCCGACGACTGGGGACTCTCGGTTCGCATACTCGCCGACGAGCAGTGGCCCCACGGTTCTGCGTGGGGCGTGTATGGATCGGCCGACGACCGGATCGACATACGGGATCGAGAGAACACGGCCGACCTCGCCCGGACGTTCCTGCACGAACTCGCACACGCCCGGTTGCATCCCGAGACGCCTGCTGATTCGAAGCAAGCGGCCGCCTTCGAACTCGACGCCGAGGCAACGGCGGCTATCGTCGGGCGACACGTCGGTCTCGATACGAGTGGATCGCAGTGGTATCTCTCTGCGTGGGGTCACGAGGAGGACGTCTCACTCGCCGACCGCTGTGAGGCGATTGCTATGACGGCGCGGGAACTGATCGAACGGATCGACGAGAAGGCTGGCGGCCAGTAG
- a CDS encoding DUF7342 family protein has protein sequence MPERSPPESTEHATDDRTVFERVYDVITTTTTPTPVSTIAERADCSETGARRVLTQLVELGIATEQGTRPVEYRRNESYFEWKRIEALATDHSESALRERFESLQTDDEQYQAEFGVPSPDAVTAQTGPDDAEVRWEALRDWQTVRRDIRLVRRALDRVVASTDDRGRA, from the coding sequence ATGCCAGAGCGCTCGCCACCGGAGTCGACCGAGCACGCGACAGACGACCGGACGGTGTTTGAACGCGTATACGACGTCATCACAACGACGACAACCCCTACGCCCGTCTCAACGATAGCCGAACGCGCGGATTGTTCAGAGACTGGTGCGCGTCGCGTTCTCACACAACTCGTCGAACTCGGCATCGCCACCGAGCAGGGGACGCGGCCGGTCGAGTATCGGCGGAACGAGTCGTACTTCGAGTGGAAGCGCATCGAAGCACTCGCCACGGACCACTCCGAGTCGGCGCTACGCGAGCGATTCGAGTCGCTTCAAACCGACGACGAGCAGTACCAGGCCGAGTTCGGCGTGCCGAGTCCGGACGCGGTGACTGCCCAGACGGGGCCGGACGATGCCGAAGTGCGGTGGGAGGCACTGCGAGACTGGCAGACGGTTCGGCGTGACATCAGACTCGTGCGGCGTGCGCTAGATCGAGTCGTAGCGAGTACAGACGACAGAGGTCGAGCGTGA
- a CDS encoding MarR family transcriptional regulator codes for MSIDRDTFDNTSEDDLEELSVPDQVLGFLAANEDRAFKAREIASQIGVDEGAVSTALSRLKDRGLVEHKATYWAVTDDAERLDGYSGYERATALFNQQLGTENKES; via the coding sequence ATGTCCATCGACCGAGATACCTTCGATAACACGAGCGAAGACGACCTCGAAGAACTCTCCGTTCCGGATCAGGTCCTCGGGTTTCTCGCCGCCAACGAGGATCGGGCGTTCAAGGCTCGCGAAATCGCCTCTCAGATCGGCGTCGATGAGGGCGCGGTCAGCACCGCTCTCTCACGGTTGAAGGACCGTGGTCTGGTCGAACACAAGGCGACGTACTGGGCGGTGACTGACGACGCCGAGCGACTCGACGGATACAGCGGGTACGAACGTGCGACCGCCCTGTTCAACCAGCAACTCGGTACAGAGAACAAGGAGTCGTGA
- a CDS encoding transposase, with amino-acid sequence MSTTQTANKTLEATLAPPTRCKEQRLQQTLSEYRDALNDAFEQDCTTMSATNDVVTPYTLPYQAKDALKSYVPKLHNTYNANELDDEHPLRFVNRAGKFDRDSEREYEICWNVPQPGRGTNFWIPLRLNPEQEGLWDDLLNEESSTKVGELRLQRHRKTWTLHVTVEYEITDTSELPENPTRIGFDIGESMLVTGCALQHDTPTKPLLINGQKAKRIRKEMFTTLKRLQERDASEWRIEERFSYYQNRLTDIIEKASRESVEYAKQFDTPVMVMEDLAYIRESLDYGKYMNRRLHSWAFARLQGRIEDKAKDAGIPVRYVHPQYTSKTCHSCKHVGYRPRQAEFKCKNPECHVSTFQADINASANIARRVDPWGESLPVKQVGDDSPQDGSRSDTATTQCEQSGTPSQMTLTPFQESEPTANDD; translated from the coding sequence ATGTCAACGACGCAGACGGCGAATAAGACGCTGGAAGCCACGCTCGCACCACCAACTCGGTGCAAAGAGCAACGCCTCCAGCAAACGCTGTCTGAATACCGAGACGCACTCAACGACGCCTTCGAGCAAGACTGTACGACGATGAGTGCCACGAACGACGTGGTGACTCCGTACACCCTGCCGTACCAAGCGAAAGACGCCCTCAAATCCTACGTCCCAAAACTCCACAACACGTACAACGCCAACGAGTTAGACGACGAACACCCACTCCGCTTCGTGAATCGGGCCGGGAAGTTCGACCGTGACTCCGAGCGAGAGTACGAAATCTGTTGGAACGTTCCGCAACCCGGTCGTGGAACCAACTTCTGGATTCCACTCCGACTGAATCCTGAACAGGAGGGGCTGTGGGACGACCTTCTCAATGAGGAATCGAGTACCAAAGTAGGCGAACTTCGCTTGCAGAGACACCGGAAGACGTGGACGCTCCACGTTACCGTCGAATACGAAATCACGGACACCTCAGAACTACCCGAGAATCCGACTCGGATTGGGTTCGATATTGGCGAGTCGATGTTGGTCACGGGCTGTGCCCTCCAACACGACACTCCCACGAAACCACTGTTAATCAACGGGCAAAAAGCCAAGCGAATCCGCAAAGAGATGTTTACGACGCTCAAGCGACTCCAAGAGCGAGACGCTTCTGAGTGGCGTATCGAGGAGCGATTCTCGTACTACCAGAACCGACTCACAGACATTATCGAGAAGGCATCTCGTGAGTCTGTGGAGTACGCTAAACAATTCGATACCCCTGTTATGGTAATGGAGGACTTGGCGTACATCCGCGAGTCGTTAGACTACGGGAAGTACATGAACCGACGCCTACACTCGTGGGCGTTCGCTCGCTTGCAGGGTCGAATCGAAGACAAGGCGAAGGACGCCGGGATTCCAGTCCGGTACGTCCACCCGCAGTATACCTCGAAGACGTGTCATTCGTGCAAGCACGTGGGGTATCGACCCCGACAGGCTGAGTTCAAGTGCAAGAATCCTGAGTGCCACGTTTCAACGTTTCAAGCGGATATTAACGCGAGTGCGAACATCGCACGGCGCGTAGACCCGTGGGGAGAGAGCCTACCAGTGAAACAGGTAGGCGATGACTCGCCACAGGACGGGAGCCGTAGTGACACGGCCACGACTCAGTGTGAGCAGAGCGGGACACCCTCGCAAATGACACTCACACCGTTTCAAGAGTCGGAACCCACTGCCAACGACGACTGA
- a CDS encoding transcription initiation factor IIB, which produces MTTNLSIDVRNGEVPTGDCPECAGPTATERGETICTGCGLVLAEDFLDRGAEWRAFDAEETRGRSRVGAPTTPALFDRGVSSRIGWGGDTHGTPLSSGKRRRIARMRTHDRRAVAGSKREQNLLRALSEMARLVSALELSTSVHEEASVLYRRAYRENLMHGRTIDGLVAGAVYAACRRQDVLRTTEEIAAGSSVTVHDVRVSYRVLNVELGLAVEPVSPHLYLSRLASQFDVPPAVRRRAGELVALALDSDITTGKNPAGVAGGALYLAGIEQLCGHTQPEVAEAAGVTVVTLRKRYYDLETLCGEREARTSG; this is translated from the coding sequence ATGACGACGAACCTATCGATAGATGTACGAAACGGAGAGGTACCGACCGGCGACTGTCCGGAGTGTGCGGGGCCAACAGCCACAGAGCGTGGTGAGACGATCTGCACTGGGTGTGGCCTCGTGCTCGCCGAAGATTTTCTCGATCGGGGTGCAGAGTGGCGGGCGTTCGACGCCGAAGAAACTCGCGGACGCTCCCGTGTCGGCGCGCCGACCACGCCTGCGCTGTTCGACCGGGGCGTGTCCAGTCGGATCGGTTGGGGTGGGGATACTCACGGTACCCCCCTTTCTTCGGGCAAGCGGCGGCGGATCGCCCGGATGCGGACACACGACCGTCGAGCGGTCGCTGGTTCGAAACGCGAGCAGAACCTGCTCCGGGCACTCTCGGAGATGGCACGACTCGTTTCCGCACTGGAGTTGTCGACGTCGGTCCACGAAGAAGCGAGTGTGCTGTACCGTCGTGCGTATCGCGAGAACCTCATGCATGGGCGGACGATCGACGGACTGGTCGCGGGGGCGGTGTATGCAGCCTGTCGTCGACAGGACGTGCTCCGAACGACTGAGGAAATCGCGGCTGGGTCTTCAGTGACTGTACATGACGTGCGAGTCAGTTACCGCGTCCTGAACGTCGAACTCGGTCTCGCCGTCGAACCGGTCAGCCCGCATCTGTATCTCTCGAGACTGGCGAGCCAGTTCGACGTGCCACCTGCCGTGCGACGCAGAGCCGGGGAGCTCGTCGCACTCGCGCTCGACTCGGACATCACTACCGGGAAGAACCCTGCTGGCGTGGCCGGGGGTGCGTTGTATCTCGCGGGGATCGAACAACTCTGTGGGCACACACAGCCTGAGGTCGCTGAGGCGGCCGGCGTGACGGTGGTGACGCTTCGGAAGCGATACTACGACCTCGAAACGCTCTGTGGGGAGCGGGAGGCACGAACGAGCGGCTGA